One stretch of Rosistilla oblonga DNA includes these proteins:
- a CDS encoding sulfatase-like hydrolase/transferase — translation MSLLDDVGFGQTSTLDGLIPTPNLDKLASEGLRYNRFHTTAICGPSRAALLTGRNHHDTGNGFLMEWATGYPNDSTLIQPTTATIGRVLKGNGYTTWWYGKNHNTPDRETTVAGPFDRWPTGMGVDYFYRFNAGETHQYSPVLFENTVPVAVPPTAESNHAGTAV, via the coding sequence GTGAGCCTTTTGGATGACGTCGGCTTTGGGCAAACCTCGACCTTAGATGGTTTGATCCCTACGCCGAATCTCGACAAACTCGCTTCGGAAGGTCTGCGTTACAACCGCTTCCACACGACCGCGATCTGCGGTCCCTCGCGAGCCGCGCTGCTGACCGGTCGCAACCATCACGACACCGGTAACGGATTCCTGATGGAATGGGCGACGGGATATCCGAACGACTCGACGTTGATCCAACCGACGACGGCAACGATCGGCCGCGTCTTGAAGGGGAACGGTTATACGACGTGGTGGTACGGCAAGAACCATAACACGCCCGACAGGGAAACGACAGTTGCAGGCCCCTTCGATCGCTGGCCGACCGGGATGGGGGTTGATTATTTCTACCGCTTCAACGCTGGTGAGACGCATCAGTATTCCCCGGTGCTGTTTGAAAACACGGTCCCGGTTGCCGTTCCGCCAACCGCGGAAAGTAACCACGCCGGGACAGCAGTTTAG
- a CDS encoding dockerin type I domain-containing protein — protein sequence MFSRRGMIKRLLRHEALELRQLLAADLILDFDGGTVASGQGYDLPSANYDGFGFGAFAGFDTSGGAGGNVHEQVLQTLAGVREDFAPFDVNVFWDNQGVLSALFDAEDTVVMTVAQDRDEIPGETGQPFGVASNVDLDQLIRDTAYAFFPPHRDGAFNDDAQFQLRELIDTISHEAGHTFGVSHSTESDATQQQIVTTATQNQQLDSRFSSEVLVHGSPEVGVEYSETQRLIANVGAAAVVPNDLHSSQTLPMETTLTANVSANSPTYINGGSIDFAGDRDAFRFTAADSGEYVVRQLPTAGSTLSSYVTIWDGDGDFLAGGPTMTSFTATAGATYYAVAGSVFDRLAGANTPTASDTGAYALVLGSSVTVDGAGNLIYDDADGSRNDDLTIVVEGSNYRISDPANPLLAGPGTTQDGADILVPIADVTGEIRFNTRGGNDSLSVNFNGGNIVRPIVFNGGTQTSATGDVLSIINNMAPATNQTLTYTTADANGNNGNIDLDGTVITYTGLEPIDAGDAANTILNLPAASINNATLQNSANAGEIEIIDNGATFEDTVIPNPTVSLTVNLGDLGDQLQVQTLDAGFAAALTINGGLANNDAVQITNVTLDTANAGRGLWVTETETLGITGGTVSNNTAGIGGGILIDNATSGTPTTATISGTVIVDNTATGGAGPLDGGGGIYNRGGGLLNVVAGTIVTGNVAITGAGSGGGIFNDGALNVTGSTISGNSANRAGGGIEAAAGSTTVLTNVTLDNNNAGVAPATAAPGNGGGLHITGNGNATITGGSVSGNSAAAEGGGLWNGAGTMTVNGGTVISGNVASGSGFDQGGGGIFNDGGTLNVNGGVTIDNNTANNAPGGGGGILSVGGTANVTGSTITNNDNYGIRIVNGSGNITTNTFGGNTTADLVVDGTNGADVFDIDDASVAFGANLVVYDGSVPDLDVRGLDGADTFNVSPSVDTHIFVDGGNPVAPALPGDTLNLNLPNEANVFSDKATPPNISITSTIAGNPTQPVTFASIETMLATPSPASQTVNFFGDNNNGTPQTDNLVIVGRDVDSTAAPIPGAQPEFQPDSDGDNEFQWTFNDSEVYGFRNVVFLNYDSGDEVDTLEISPYADDRPQGWDIDVFYNEGLPAGTDGDQVDLLIYNTSLFGGAVSENIVVKPSGPDNGELIVTNASFGTPIVDIDYVANTDIIINDDDGFANDTDTLTLLGTDGTTPDTSGDETVVVNFTLDGTVGNNIVNVSDTASGMLLYGIRDINNIDVVNFDFGDGNDEITILGREGGGVGADISIDTVNVFGGAGNDTLILDNTDGLSNMPGGISYHGGSGQDQLMLTGPNAVDLSTYQVGPTVDAGTVTHVRDGETQVIHFTGLEPVIDLVPAATLTIIADNAANAITYSQSELNPAWGKVAVDGFEPIHFANKTTLIIQAAGGSDEISLNNPATPTGLTGITVIGGDPTTGSDVAIVSGTVGNDTIDFAPTSDDDAIITGAGLVPITLMMVERTAIDGQGGVDTLTYTTPAGIDILEFTPGPGSDGSSGAIEAVRNVGGQLMPLTYTDVYAGGPPALTFADASGNPTDVLSIRGTDVSNRFALTSTGDVTATDALGFLVAPRMATAGVRSLTLQGLDGDDTFVIPGDHPFATLVVEGGNPDGGSDTVEFTASATLANLVTVDLGSNTIGEATFAAVSLVGIEVVNTDAAGHNLDVDTGLGNDHTVVTLTGANAGTLVNNAAAPAVNFSNTATLAIDQQTGDDVLQVRYTSGADTIDVDLPAGLISDGVLETVNFVNANTEAVEVWGGAADDTFNVTSDPNIPVFIDGGDPIGSSAGDTLNLLAGGGAVVSELGPETDEGSLFVAGNQRVSFDHIEALGVIGAIKAYLTGTTDDDEITVIARDGLTGPVQFVNATPGVQDFTTSVNDGLQILWQDTPQLVIDAKAGDDDIVIRAPANNNANWNMIVDVLGGTPAAGPFPKGDRLEFETPSTGTDAIIYTPTAVDGGTLVLDENGTGGYVPGDDTIINIGIIPAPMVGIPIPESGGVETLVYDGEAGDDQLTVVAPAGDDFITHTPGRDPDGGTVAVNSLLALQYSDIGLGGGVAIDGQTGNDTLTVRGTEFVDAIAVAGTTGSVSHTLSSGQSRIVIDQQNVEGLVVDAWTGDDSITVAGNHPFTSGVAINGGSPDNGSDVLDFVGSGNAITADLAARTVTEFGFGPVAITGIETVNIAANGAALTASLTNNDDSLTYRPSGVEAGTFRNEADNTTFNFSEVTDAFTVSALGSVADQVIVEGTNSHDRILIDSPNRTATVTNAAGIGWKPVVLAADVEQITATGRLGNDTFLVVPAPTVGGIANGNLQIHIDGGQPGASDALVIATAAGGTLPASDFAVNAVGLNPGEGRVRVFRNAIAMPDISYIDVEIVSPNVVVTGGVPQLLVLGPDAYEPNEFRTTATFLGNGDSLNVDNLAIFPNFGEHVGVPADVDYFQIVAQETGTLDVTAYFEIYSPALLPEGGQLGLNVLDSAGNVIGGAGAFGNPDGTANARVRIPVVAGQTYFATVFGAAANGTPNAAVVNGYELSITNEAPPVPYDLELNDILQVGTVAALPAPTTTSFTAVIAPANGVLPPTNFDYIGKTVEFTSGPNIGRTAVITSFNSGTGLFGVAAGLIAAPTTADTFVIETTDTGRSQLDNVTRDNTPIITFRLDDDILLRDLPGDSVAGNPADEIIAIPFNGSQTAGVGAAAVANAGFRVAVFIEGSPQQPGTAPQTPIGYARQLPGTPGVYIFDFGRDVIPGGAALALTDGSHFISAKVEMIDPSIDAFANDTAFGVRSASLEIVVDTNGPTLFFGDPAITDDGLHPDSDSGDPGLPATFNDGITNDLTPTFWGHAEADAIVKAYVDVDFSGTLTPADVLIGQTVASPLDGTNQEPFGRWQLTSTVNMNDPTRLGALPVDGLRTILITAEDPAGNQNPGGAVVQTLDIFIDTAGPQVTNVFITGSPDYNLFTLKPNNVNQGPTPAVNGLTIDLQDFPARTAAFLYAAVSNVPPLAPIVLTGDHSGIIPITNVSFTSDPLVPGGIATGFISLTFAEPLPDDRFTLTLKDNIIDPAGNALDGENNAAEPVGTPFFPTGDLIPGGDFIARFTVDSRPEVATWSQGLVYADINGNFVWDPEGQDNDATNRDFVYNFGNITDAYFVGNFAGVGAPSASGFDKVGSYGAWNGVYQFFLDTDDDGVHDFVSNMPAAYQVNGIPVAGDFSAAHPGDEIGLFDGQNWYLDVNGNNRIDVGEKFASTLRGLPVVGDFNGDGADDLATYNNDTGVFQFDLNRDHTTINDTLTYGFSGFNERPVAGDFNLDGADDIAMWVPGREGQLPKEAGEFHFLISDNLPAVPLVTTLPSTVFDPFSPAPLGNDRIAQFGDDFALPLFGNFDPPVSVDSGGPTALGSLTNDLNPYDTNADGVVTPLDVLHVLNALNRGKTNQVSQPLRALASFGGYYLDVSRDGNITPLDALQVINALSKTAKPSGEAPSNSAPVDAWSAAVDSAFADPGDDDEEDDLLELLSLEQTIGE from the coding sequence ATGTTTTCACGGCGTGGAATGATCAAAAGGTTGCTGAGGCACGAAGCGTTAGAATTGCGACAGTTGTTGGCGGCCGACCTGATCCTCGATTTCGATGGCGGGACGGTGGCGTCGGGGCAGGGATACGATTTGCCCTCTGCGAATTACGACGGGTTTGGATTTGGCGCGTTTGCCGGGTTCGACACCAGCGGCGGAGCGGGAGGCAACGTTCACGAACAGGTCCTGCAAACGCTGGCTGGCGTACGCGAAGACTTTGCACCTTTTGATGTGAACGTGTTTTGGGATAACCAAGGCGTCCTTTCGGCTCTGTTCGATGCGGAGGATACCGTGGTGATGACCGTCGCCCAGGACCGCGATGAGATCCCGGGAGAGACGGGGCAACCCTTCGGTGTGGCGTCAAACGTCGACCTCGATCAATTGATTCGAGATACCGCGTACGCATTCTTCCCCCCGCATCGCGATGGTGCGTTTAACGACGATGCGCAATTCCAGTTGCGTGAGCTGATCGATACGATCAGCCACGAAGCGGGGCACACTTTTGGTGTATCGCATTCGACCGAAAGCGATGCTACGCAGCAACAGATCGTGACGACCGCAACGCAGAACCAGCAGCTCGATAGTCGGTTCAGCAGCGAAGTCTTGGTGCATGGCAGTCCCGAAGTTGGAGTGGAGTACAGTGAGACGCAGCGATTGATCGCCAACGTTGGCGCCGCAGCGGTTGTTCCCAACGATCTGCATAGTTCGCAGACGCTTCCGATGGAGACGACGCTCACTGCCAATGTTTCCGCGAACTCCCCGACCTATATCAACGGCGGCTCGATCGACTTCGCCGGCGATCGCGACGCGTTTCGGTTTACCGCGGCTGATAGTGGCGAATACGTAGTACGGCAGTTGCCAACCGCTGGCTCCACCTTGTCCTCTTACGTGACGATCTGGGATGGCGATGGCGACTTTCTCGCCGGTGGTCCGACGATGACCAGCTTCACGGCTACCGCGGGAGCAACCTATTATGCAGTCGCCGGCAGCGTGTTTGATCGCTTGGCGGGAGCGAACACTCCCACGGCGAGCGACACCGGCGCGTACGCTTTGGTTTTAGGATCCAGCGTGACTGTCGACGGCGCGGGCAATCTGATCTACGACGATGCCGATGGCAGCCGCAACGATGATCTTACGATCGTCGTCGAAGGCAGCAACTATCGGATCAGCGACCCGGCAAACCCTTTGCTCGCGGGACCGGGCACGACGCAGGACGGTGCGGACATCTTGGTCCCGATCGCCGACGTGACAGGCGAAATCCGCTTCAACACCCGCGGCGGTAACGACTCGCTCAGCGTCAATTTCAACGGCGGCAACATCGTCCGTCCGATCGTTTTCAACGGCGGCACGCAGACCTCAGCGACTGGCGATGTGTTGTCGATCATCAACAACATGGCCCCTGCGACGAACCAAACGCTTACCTACACAACCGCCGATGCCAACGGAAACAATGGCAATATCGATCTCGATGGGACGGTGATCACTTACACCGGTTTGGAACCAATCGACGCGGGAGACGCAGCCAACACAATCCTGAATCTGCCAGCTGCCAGCATCAACAACGCGACGCTGCAAAACAGTGCCAACGCGGGTGAGATCGAGATCATCGACAACGGGGCGACCTTCGAAGATACGGTGATTCCAAACCCGACGGTTTCGCTGACAGTTAACCTCGGCGATCTGGGCGATCAACTGCAAGTCCAAACGCTCGATGCGGGATTTGCTGCTGCATTAACGATCAATGGCGGGTTAGCCAATAACGATGCGGTGCAGATCACAAACGTCACACTCGACACCGCCAACGCCGGACGCGGCTTGTGGGTTACCGAGACCGAAACGCTGGGAATCACCGGCGGCACCGTCTCGAACAACACCGCGGGCATAGGCGGTGGAATTCTGATCGACAACGCGACAAGCGGGACCCCGACGACGGCAACGATCAGTGGAACCGTGATCGTCGACAATACGGCGACTGGCGGCGCAGGTCCGTTGGACGGCGGCGGCGGGATCTATAACCGTGGTGGCGGATTGCTGAACGTCGTTGCGGGCACGATTGTTACCGGAAACGTGGCGATCACCGGCGCCGGCAGCGGCGGTGGAATCTTTAACGATGGAGCCCTGAACGTTACCGGATCGACCATCTCTGGCAATTCCGCCAATCGCGCCGGGGGCGGAATCGAAGCTGCCGCCGGATCGACGACGGTCCTCACCAACGTCACGCTCGACAACAACAATGCGGGCGTTGCTCCGGCGACCGCAGCTCCTGGAAATGGTGGCGGCTTGCACATCACCGGCAACGGGAACGCCACGATCACAGGCGGCAGCGTCAGTGGAAACTCCGCTGCGGCAGAGGGAGGCGGTTTGTGGAACGGGGCGGGAACCATGACCGTCAATGGCGGCACCGTGATTTCCGGCAATGTCGCCAGCGGCAGCGGATTCGATCAGGGAGGCGGCGGCATCTTCAACGACGGCGGAACGCTGAACGTCAATGGTGGAGTGACGATCGACAACAACACGGCGAACAATGCACCCGGCGGCGGTGGAGGAATCCTGAGCGTTGGCGGAACGGCAAACGTGACCGGCAGTACGATCACCAACAATGACAACTACGGTATTCGGATCGTCAACGGTTCGGGGAACATCACCACAAACACCTTTGGCGGGAACACAACCGCGGATCTGGTCGTCGATGGAACCAATGGAGCCGATGTTTTCGACATCGATGACGCCAGCGTAGCCTTTGGTGCCAATCTGGTTGTCTACGATGGTTCGGTTCCCGATCTGGACGTCCGTGGACTCGACGGCGCCGACACGTTTAACGTCTCTCCAAGCGTCGACACCCATATTTTTGTCGATGGCGGGAATCCGGTGGCACCCGCGTTGCCAGGGGATACGTTGAACCTGAACCTTCCCAACGAAGCGAATGTGTTCAGCGACAAAGCGACGCCGCCCAACATTTCGATCACATCGACTATCGCCGGGAACCCAACCCAACCGGTCACCTTTGCTTCGATCGAAACGATGCTCGCCACGCCGAGCCCAGCCAGTCAGACTGTCAATTTCTTCGGCGATAACAACAACGGAACTCCCCAGACCGATAACCTTGTCATCGTGGGACGCGACGTCGATTCTACGGCAGCCCCGATTCCAGGTGCTCAACCCGAGTTCCAGCCCGATTCCGATGGCGACAACGAATTCCAGTGGACGTTTAACGACAGCGAAGTCTATGGATTCCGCAACGTTGTCTTCCTGAACTACGACAGCGGCGACGAAGTCGACACGCTTGAGATCTCGCCTTACGCCGACGACCGTCCGCAGGGTTGGGATATCGATGTCTTCTACAATGAAGGTCTGCCGGCCGGGACCGATGGCGATCAGGTCGACCTACTGATCTACAACACCTCGCTGTTTGGTGGCGCGGTCAGCGAAAACATCGTCGTGAAACCAAGCGGCCCGGATAACGGCGAGTTGATCGTCACCAACGCCAGCTTTGGGACACCGATCGTCGACATCGACTATGTGGCGAACACCGACATCATCATCAATGATGACGACGGATTCGCGAACGACACCGATACGTTGACGCTGCTGGGAACCGACGGTACGACGCCAGACACCAGTGGCGACGAAACCGTCGTCGTCAACTTCACGCTCGACGGGACAGTCGGCAACAATATCGTCAACGTTTCCGATACGGCAAGCGGCATGCTGTTGTACGGGATCCGCGACATCAACAATATCGACGTCGTCAACTTTGATTTTGGGGACGGCAACGATGAGATCACGATTCTGGGCCGCGAGGGAGGCGGAGTTGGTGCCGATATCAGCATCGATACCGTTAACGTGTTTGGCGGTGCAGGAAACGACACGTTGATCCTCGACAATACCGATGGGCTTAGCAACATGCCCGGCGGGATCAGCTATCACGGCGGTTCGGGGCAAGATCAGTTGATGTTGACCGGCCCCAACGCTGTCGATTTGTCGACTTACCAAGTTGGCCCCACTGTCGACGCGGGAACGGTGACGCATGTTCGCGACGGCGAAACACAAGTGATTCACTTCACCGGTCTCGAACCGGTGATCGACCTAGTCCCCGCCGCGACCTTGACGATCATCGCCGACAACGCAGCGAACGCGATCACCTACAGCCAGAGCGAATTGAATCCGGCGTGGGGCAAGGTCGCCGTTGATGGTTTTGAACCGATCCACTTTGCCAACAAGACAACGTTGATCATCCAGGCGGCTGGTGGAAGCGACGAGATCAGTCTCAACAATCCAGCCACGCCGACCGGTTTGACCGGGATCACCGTGATCGGCGGCGACCCGACCACTGGGAGCGACGTAGCGATTGTCAGTGGCACCGTCGGAAATGACACGATCGATTTTGCTCCGACCTCCGACGACGACGCTATCATCACGGGAGCCGGTTTGGTTCCGATCACGCTGATGATGGTTGAACGGACAGCAATCGACGGGCAGGGAGGCGTTGACACGCTGACGTACACAACCCCAGCTGGGATCGACATTCTCGAATTCACTCCCGGACCTGGCAGCGACGGTTCATCCGGTGCGATCGAAGCGGTTCGCAACGTCGGTGGGCAACTGATGCCTTTGACGTACACCGATGTTTATGCCGGCGGCCCACCCGCACTTACTTTCGCCGATGCGTCCGGCAATCCGACCGATGTGCTTTCGATTCGTGGCACCGATGTCAGCAACAGGTTCGCATTGACATCGACCGGCGACGTCACGGCGACCGATGCGCTCGGCTTTTTGGTCGCACCACGGATGGCAACTGCTGGCGTTCGATCGCTGACGCTACAGGGACTCGACGGCGATGACACGTTCGTGATCCCGGGCGATCATCCGTTTGCAACTCTGGTTGTCGAAGGAGGGAATCCCGACGGAGGCAGCGATACCGTTGAGTTCACCGCATCGGCGACGCTCGCAAATTTGGTCACCGTCGATCTCGGATCCAATACGATCGGCGAAGCGACCTTCGCGGCTGTCAGTTTAGTTGGCATCGAGGTAGTGAATACCGACGCCGCGGGGCACAATTTGGACGTCGATACGGGACTCGGAAACGATCACACGGTGGTCACGCTCACGGGTGCCAATGCGGGAACTCTGGTCAACAACGCCGCGGCACCGGCGGTGAACTTCAGCAACACCGCGACGCTTGCGATCGACCAGCAAACCGGCGACGACGTTCTGCAGGTTCGTTACACCAGCGGTGCTGACACGATCGATGTCGATCTACCCGCCGGGCTGATCTCCGATGGCGTGTTGGAGACAGTCAACTTTGTTAATGCCAACACCGAAGCGGTCGAGGTTTGGGGCGGTGCTGCAGACGACACGTTTAACGTAACTTCCGATCCGAACATTCCGGTCTTCATCGATGGCGGCGATCCGATTGGTAGTTCCGCTGGCGACACGCTGAACCTGTTGGCAGGCGGCGGAGCTGTCGTCTCCGAACTAGGCCCAGAAACCGACGAGGGAAGCCTGTTTGTCGCTGGCAACCAGCGAGTCAGCTTTGACCACATCGAAGCATTGGGCGTGATCGGGGCGATCAAAGCCTATCTCACCGGGACAACCGACGACGATGAAATCACCGTGATCGCGCGGGATGGTTTGACGGGGCCGGTGCAATTTGTCAACGCAACGCCCGGCGTGCAAGACTTTACCACAAGCGTTAACGATGGCCTGCAGATCCTCTGGCAAGACACGCCGCAATTGGTGATCGATGCCAAAGCCGGCGACGACGATATCGTGATCCGGGCCCCCGCGAACAACAACGCCAACTGGAACATGATCGTCGATGTTTTGGGAGGCACACCGGCGGCGGGGCCTTTCCCCAAGGGAGATCGCTTGGAATTCGAAACTCCGTCGACCGGCACCGATGCCATCATCTATACGCCGACCGCCGTCGATGGCGGGACGCTGGTGTTGGACGAAAATGGAACGGGCGGCTACGTTCCTGGCGATGACACGATCATCAATATCGGTATCATTCCAGCACCGATGGTTGGCATACCGATTCCGGAATCCGGCGGCGTCGAAACGCTGGTCTATGACGGCGAAGCGGGGGATGATCAATTGACAGTCGTTGCGCCGGCTGGCGACGACTTCATTACCCACACGCCCGGCCGCGATCCCGATGGCGGGACCGTCGCGGTTAACAGCCTGTTAGCGCTGCAGTATTCCGACATCGGGCTCGGTGGTGGTGTGGCGATTGACGGCCAAACGGGCAACGACACGTTGACGGTTCGCGGAACCGAGTTTGTCGACGCGATCGCCGTCGCCGGGACGACAGGCAGCGTAAGCCACACGCTCTCCAGCGGTCAGTCGCGAATTGTTATCGATCAGCAGAACGTCGAAGGTTTAGTCGTCGACGCGTGGACTGGCGACGATTCGATCACTGTCGCCGGCAACCATCCCTTCACATCGGGCGTCGCGATCAACGGTGGCAGCCCCGACAACGGCAGCGATGTTCTCGATTTCGTCGGCTCGGGCAACGCGATCACCGCGGACCTTGCTGCCCGAACCGTCACCGAGTTTGGCTTCGGACCGGTTGCAATCACCGGTATCGAGACGGTTAACATCGCTGCGAACGGGGCGGCGTTGACGGCTAGTCTGACCAACAACGACGACTCGCTGACCTATCGCCCCAGCGGCGTGGAAGCCGGTACGTTCCGGAATGAAGCCGACAACACAACGTTTAACTTCAGCGAAGTAACCGACGCGTTTACCGTTAGCGCGTTGGGTAGCGTTGCCGACCAGGTGATCGTCGAAGGAACGAACAGCCATGATCGGATCCTTATCGATTCGCCTAACCGGACCGCGACGGTAACCAATGCCGCGGGGATCGGATGGAAGCCCGTTGTCTTGGCGGCCGATGTCGAGCAAATCACCGCGACGGGACGACTTGGCAACGACACCTTCCTCGTTGTCCCCGCCCCAACGGTTGGCGGTATCGCCAACGGAAACCTGCAGATCCATATCGATGGTGGCCAACCGGGGGCAAGCGATGCGTTGGTGATCGCAACAGCTGCCGGTGGCACGTTGCCGGCCAGTGATTTCGCAGTCAACGCAGTTGGGCTGAATCCTGGTGAGGGACGGGTACGTGTCTTCCGCAACGCGATCGCGATGCCCGACATCAGCTACATCGATGTCGAAATCGTCTCGCCCAATGTCGTCGTCACTGGCGGCGTTCCGCAGCTGTTGGTTCTGGGCCCGGATGCTTATGAACCGAATGAGTTCCGCACGACGGCAACGTTCCTGGGCAATGGCGATTCGTTGAACGTCGATAATCTGGCGATCTTCCCGAACTTCGGCGAGCACGTTGGAGTTCCCGCCGACGTCGACTACTTCCAGATCGTCGCTCAGGAGACGGGGACGCTGGATGTCACCGCCTACTTTGAAATCTACAGCCCCGCGTTGCTTCCCGAAGGCGGGCAGCTCGGCTTGAACGTCCTCGATTCGGCTGGCAATGTGATCGGCGGTGCGGGAGCGTTCGGAAACCCTGATGGAACAGCGAACGCGCGAGTCCGAATCCCTGTGGTGGCTGGGCAAACCTACTTCGCCACGGTCTTCGGGGCCGCGGCAAACGGAACCCCGAATGCTGCGGTCGTCAACGGATATGAACTGAGTATCACGAACGAAGCACCGCCGGTTCCGTACGATCTGGAACTCAACGACATCTTGCAAGTTGGAACCGTTGCTGCGCTCCCCGCGCCAACAACGACCAGCTTCACCGCCGTGATAGCGCCGGCCAACGGCGTCCTCCCGCCGACCAATTTCGACTACATCGGCAAGACAGTCGAATTCACTAGCGGCCCCAACATTGGACGAACCGCGGTGATCACTTCGTTTAACAGTGGAACCGGTTTGTTTGGCGTCGCTGCGGGTTTGATCGCCGCGCCGACCACGGCCGATACGTTTGTCATCGAAACAACCGATACCGGACGTTCGCAACTGGACAACGTCACGCGGGACAACACCCCGATCATCACTTTCCGGTTGGATGACGACATCCTGCTCCGCGATTTGCCCGGCGATTCGGTGGCCGGCAATCCAGCTGACGAGATCATCGCGATTCCGTTTAACGGTTCGCAAACTGCAGGCGTGGGAGCGGCCGCGGTCGCAAACGCTGGCTTCCGTGTCGCCGTCTTTATCGAAGGCAGTCCGCAACAACCAGGGACCGCACCGCAAACTCCAATCGGTTACGCGCGGCAATTGCCCGGTACGCCCGGCGTTTACATCTTTGATTTCGGTCGCGACGTGATACCTGGCGGCGCCGCGTTGGCGCTGACCGATGGCAGCCACTTCATCAGCGCAAAAGTCGAGATGATCGATCCGTCGATCGACGCGTTTGCTAACGACACTGCGTTTGGCGTCCGCAGCGCTTCGTTGGAGATCGTCGTCGATACCAACGGTCCGACGCTCTTCTTTGGCGACCCGGCTATCACAGACGATGGGCTGCATCCCGACAGCGATTCGGGAGATCCGGGACTGCCCGCGACATTCAACGATGGGATCACCAACGACCTGACGCCGACTTTCTGGGGACATGCCGAAGCCGATGCGATCGTCAAAGCGTACGTCGACGTCGACTTCAGCGGCACGCTCACTCCGGCGGATGTTCTGATCGGGCAAACCGTTGCCAGTCCGTTGGACGGAACGAATCAGGAACCGTTTGGTCGCTGGCAGCTAACGTCGACCGTCAACATGAACGATCCAACGCGCTTGGGTGCGCTGCCTGTCGACGGTCTGAGAACGATCTTGATCACCGCCGAAGACCCCGCCGGAAATCAGAACCCCGGCGGCGCGGTGGTTCAGACGCTCGATATCTTTATCGATACCGCGGGCCCGCAAGTGACAAACGTCTTCATCACCGGGTCGCCCGATTACAACCTGTTCACGTTGAAGCCGAACAATGTCAATCAGGGGCCGACGCCGGCGGTGAATGGACTGACGATCGACCTGCAAGATTTCCCAGCTAGAACCGCAGCCTTCCTGTACGCGGCGGTATCAAACGTTCCGCCGCTGGCACCGATCGTATTGACAGGCGATCACTCGGGAATCATCCCGATCACCAACGTCTCCTTTACGTCGGATCCTTTGGTTCCAGGCGGCATCGCCACTGGATTCATCAGCCTGACGTTTGCCGAACCGTTGCCCGACGATCGCTTTACATTGACGCTGAAGGACAACATCATCGATCCGGCGGGGAACGCGTTGGATGGTGAAAACAACGCAGCCGAACCCGTTGGCACTCCCTTCTTCCCGACGGGCGATTTGATTCCTGGCGGCGACTTTATCGCTCGCTTTACTGTCGACAGCCGCCCCGAAGTCGCAACCTGGTCGCAGGGCTTGGTCTACGCCGATATCAACGGCAACTTCGTCTGGGATCCCGAGGGGCAGGACAACGACGCCACCAACCGCGACTTTGTCTACAACTTCGGCAACATCACCGACGCCTACTTCGTCGGCAATTTTGCTGGCGTCGGTGCCCCGTCGGCGAGTGGTTTCGATAAAGTTGGTTCCTACGGAGCCTGGAACGGCGTCTATCAATTCTTCTTGGATACCGACGACGACGGCGTGCATGATTTCGTCAGCAACATGCCCGCCGCCTATCAAGTGAACGGAATCCCGGTTGCCGGCGACTTTAGTGCAGCCCATCCCGGCGACGAGATCGGCCTATTCGACGGGCAAAACTGGTACCTCGATGTCAACGGCAACAACCGCATCGACGTGGGTGAAAAATTTGCGAGCACCCTGCGAGGGCTTCCCGTTGTGGGCGACTTCAACGGCGACGGCGCCGACGACCTCGCAACCTACAACAACGACACCGGCGTCTTCCAGTTCGACTTAAATCGCGATCACACGACGATCAACGACACGTTGACCTACGGCTTCAGTGGCTTCAACGAGCGTCCGGTGGCTGGTGACTTTAATCTCGACGGGGCCGATGACATCGCGATGTGGGTGCCAGGTCGCGAGGGTCAGCTGCCAAAAGAAGCGGGCGAGTTCCACTTCCTGATCTCCGACAATCTCCCCGCGGTGCCGTTGGTGACGACGCTACCGAGCACGGTCTTTGATCCGTTCAGCCCTGCCCCGCTGGGGAACGACCGGATCGCGCAGTTTGGCGACGACTTCGCCTTGCCGCTATTTGGCAACTTCGATCCGCCCGTCTCGGTCGACAGCGGCGGCCCAACCGCTCTGGGTTCGTTAACGAACGATCTGAATCCCTATGACACGAACGCCGATGGGGTTGTGACCCCGTTAGACGTGTTGCATGTCCTGAACGCACTCAACCGTGGCAAGACGAACCAAGTCAGCCAACCGCTTCGCGCACTGGCATCGTTTGGTGGCTACTACCTGGACGTTTCGCGCGATGGCAACATCACACCGTTGGATGCGTTGCAAGTTATCAACGCGTTGTCGAAAACTGCTAAGCCGTCCGGTGAAGCACCTTCCAATTCCGCCCCGGTCGATGCTTGGTCGGCAGCTGTCGACAGCGCCTTTGCTGACCCTGGCGACGACGACGAGGAAGACGATCTGTTGGAGCTATTGTCGCTCGAACAGACGATTGGAGAATAA